From the Halobacterium zhouii genome, the window CCACGTCGCGAGGGCGGTCGTCCACGTACCGAACGCTTCCGCGAGCGGAGCAGTCAGCGCGGATGCGAGACCCGCTCCACCAACGAGGGTCGCCATGTACAGGCCCGTCACGACGCCCGCGTTCTCGGGGAAGTACATCCCGACGAGTCTCGGAAGAACTGCCTGCGCGACCGCGATACCGACACTCACCCCAATCGTCGTCGCGAAGAGGACTATAACGTGTGCACTCCATGCTCGCGCGAACGTGGCAACGGCGATCACTCCGAGCGAGATTGTCGTCACACGCTCACTCCCGAGGCGGTTCGTGAGCATCGGCGTCAAAAACGCGAACACCCCCATACTGAGTGTCGGAATCACGGTGAGGAGGCTTACGCCGACGTATCCCAGTCCGACCGTCGAGCGGATCTGTTCGAGAACTGGTGACACTGAGGCGATCGCTGGCCGGAGGTTGACAGCCGCGAGGAGAAGAGCTGTCAAGATCACTCGCTGTTGAGTCCTTCTATTCATCACGAGATACTCCGAGTGCACTCATACGCACGTACTGTCTTGTGTGGGGGGCGACGTTGGTAAAGTCCAATGAATGCGGCACGGGGCACTGGCCATCGCGGATACGGCGCTGGTTCACGGCATCGACCGGCACGCTTCCCGGTTGGATTCGTTGGTTCGCGAGGCCACTTATGCCGTCACAGCCTACCGTCGTTGTGACCGACACCGACATCCTCTTCGACTCGTTCGACCTCGACGGACTCACCCTCGACAACCGCGTCGGCCTCGCACCAATGACGCGTACGAGCGCGACCGATGACGGGCACGCGACCGAGCAGATGGCCCGCTACTACGCGAGCTTCGCCCGCGGCGACTTCGGCTTCCTCGTCACCGAGGGCACACACCCCGATACCGAGTACAGCCAGGGCTACCCGAACCAGCCCGGTCTCGCAACGGACGCGCAAGCCGACGCTTGGACGCAGGTCACCGACGCCGTCCACGACGCAGGCGCACCCATCTTCGCGCAACTCATGCACGCCGGCGCGCTCTCCCAGGGGAACCGCTACACCGAGGAGACCGCCGGGCCGTCCGTGGTCACCCCGAAGGGTGAACAGCTCCCCATCTACGGCGGTGAGGGCGCGTTCCCGACGCCGAAACGGATGACCACCGAAGAGATCGACGACGCCATCGAGGGGTTCGCGGCCGCCGCCGAGCGCGCCGTCGACGCCGGCTTCGACGGCGTCGAAGTCCACGGTGCGAACGGCTACCTCCTCGACCAGTTCCTCACCGACTACACGAACGAGCGCGACGACGAGTACGGCGGGAGCGTCGAGAACCGCATCCGCCTCACCACTGAGGTCATCGAGGCCGTTCAGGCGCGCACGCCCGACGAGTTCGTCGTCGGCGTCCGCCTCTCCCAGACGAAAGTCAACGACGACGAACACGAGTGGGGCGAAGGCGAACAACAGGCCGAGGTCGTCTTCGAGGCCGTCAGCGACGCCGGTGCCGACTACGTCCACGTCACCGAACCCGACGTCACTGCGCCTGCCTTCGGCGAGACCGGCCCGACGCTCGCTGCGTACGCCGCTGAGTACGCCGACGCGCCCGTCATCGCGAACGGTAACCTCGGCGACCCCGACGCGGCCGTCGACGCGATCGAGGAAGACGACGCCGACCTCGTCGCGCAAGGGACTGCCGCGCTCGCGAACCACGACTGGCCCGCGCGCGTCCGCGACGACGACTCCCTCGACGCGTTCTCCTTCGAGGACCGCCTCCTCCCCGACGCCACCCTCGACGACGACGAAGCCGCCGACGACATCGTCGTTCCCGCCGACGACTGACCCGCCGAACTGGGGGCATTACTGGCCGCTGTAATAACCGGGACGTCGTGGGGGTCTACCACCGGTCATCACCCCACGAGGAGTACGTCTTACGTGCCTCCCGGAACAATTAAATCGCAAGACGGCGGCGAGTCATGATGAAATTCTATTGGCTACTCCTGTGACGTGTAGATGGTTTGTGGCCTGCTACGGGATCAAAACGCAAGAAGGCGAAGAGATTCGGATGTTCCGTCAGGGATTCGAACCGAGTGGAGACGATCGGTCTCACATCGTTCGACCGCTGTGACTCCCCGGGTTCCAATTCTGCCGCGTGCGCTACTCGCGGTCACGTTGTTCGCGTGAGAAGTGCTCCGTCAGGGATTCGAACCCTGGTCCTTGCCGTGAGAGGCCAGTTGGACCAGCCGGTGAAACCCCGCGTTCGGAGATCGTATACCCCTGCCCAACCCCCGTATTGAACCGTAGCAGTAGGAATTACAGTCTGAATATACATAAAGTACCGCTTCATAGCCTGTAAGGCAATCTCGATTTGGCGGACTGAACGACCAACTCGCCTCGAGCTACGTTTCCTGAGTACCGAATGACTGGAACTAGGACGCATCTACAGCAATCACCGCTGAGACTTGGGATCCAAGCGTGTCTGGTGAGCAACGCGTCCCCCGCAAGAACTGTTCGTCTCGAATTTGCCCGTTAGAGGCAGAATGAACCCATCGAATTCGGTAAAACCTACTCAAACAAAGTTAGCGTCCCCCCTCTCCGCGACAGGGAAGACAGATATATCGAAAACCCGTCATAAGAGGTCACTGAAGCCTCCTCTTTCGCGATTCCTCCTCTTCGGAGTGGTGATTGATTTGATCACTAACCTACATAATGCATAGTTGGTCACGTAACGACCAGTATCCCTGATGTAGAAACTGTGCAGCCTCTGCACAGCGTGCATCGAATAACGTTACTGCGTTCTCCGATGTATCCCCGAATGTTATGCCCAACGGTAACAATGAACAAGAGCGGCGTTCTGTGCTGGAAAACCAAGAGCCAGTTGAGCCGTTTTTGGCAGTCCTATTGGCCGGAATAGTGGTGCTCTCCGTCGTCGGTGGCGTGATTGGGTTCTCCAGCGCTGCCGGAGCGTCAGCAGCTACTATTACGATTAAGGCCACGACGACAAAAACCTCAGAAGCACCGGTAAACGCTCTTGCTTACGGCGGACAGCCTATCGAGTTGGAGATCTCGTATTCTGGATTGGGATCGGGGACGCATACGTTGGAGGTGATGGAGGGGGACACATTTGATGACTTTATCATGGAGGTCACGGTGAGTGGAGATAGTGGACAGAAGGAAGTGAGGATTCCTGCTGACAAGTTATGGGAGACGAAGGAATCTGATGCGGAAGTTGGAGCGGCACTGTACGTCAAATGGGGGAGTGCATTTTCAAACGAACTGAGTTTGCTATGGTCACGGACAACAATTTATACGAAAGGGTACCACGACGTTGGCGAGGTGAATGAAGGGGAGGAAGTCACAGTGACCTTTTATGGGTGGTCCGGTGAGGATTCTGTGAATGCCTATCTGTTCGAAGATGACCCATTGCGTGGAGGACAAGACAATATCCTAAAGGAAGACGAACAGATTCGGTTGAAGCAGGTTTCTCCGGAAAATAACTACTTCGAGGGGACGTTTACATTCACACCGAGTGAATATCTGGCGGGCGAAGCAGACGATAATATAATCGAGGTGCAGGCCCGGCCGAATGGAGCGGAGTACACAATTGAGTATCACCAACCCGATTTAGTCCGTAACATCACTGTCATCGAGAGTGCTCCCCCGACAGCAACTCCAACCGCCAGACCAACCACTTCAGCCCAAGAACCTGACGTCGACGGAGACACCGTTGGCATCTCAGTAAATGGTGATTCGTTCACGGAAGACGAGACTGTGAAGGCGGACGTGACCGTTGAAAACACGGGAAACAGCCAACACACGTACTTTCTCGGATTCGGGGTTATTGGCCCAGAGGGGGTCGTTTACGATAACAATGGGTCGACTGGACGAACTATCACGTTGGAACCCGGAGAGCAACGAACAGTTACGGTGAGTTGGAATGTGGAAGTGGATGCACCGTCGGGGAGTTACAGCGTCGGGACGAGTTTGTGGAAGGAAAGCGATCGGTCCGAGTTGACCACTCGGCTTGACTCGATACGAAAGGCCCAGGTATTCGAAATTGCGTCAGCATCCCCATCAGTCTCTTCAACGATACAGACTGAGCCATTAGATTCTACCCAGGCGGCATCAAACACTTTGATAGCCCAGGAAGGCGTCAGTCGATCCACGACTACCGCTCAAGAGGAGGCGGGCAGTCGGTCCACGACTACTACTCCAGAAAGCGTTCCCGGATTCGAGGCTACCACGACTCTTCTGAGTATCCTCCTTCTTATTGTCATCCTCACCCGGCGTTCGAATTGAGACCGGTGGTAGACTCGATGTGTATCTTCACTGGATCCCCTGTCGGGGTTACAGGAGTGCGTCAACAGTTGATCTTGGGATGTTGTCACTGAAGCTCCTCTTGACGCCGACCGACATCAGTAATGCCGTCGGTGCCGTCTACCTTGATCCGGGTTGCCTGATCCCCGATACGTCGATTCGGCACGAAGAATCCACGTCGGATGGCGTGCGCCACGACCTCACCTACTTCGCCAACCTCCACCACTTTGTCCAGTCCATTCGGACTTCGCACTTCGAGACGAACATCCGGGGTGTGAGGGATGTACTCTAACGATCCGGGGGTGTGCATCATGCTCGAACCAGTCATGTAGTCGCCGTACCAGCCAGTCAGCACCGCATTCGTGAACGCCTCATTCGTGATATGCTCAAGAGTCGCGTGATCGGTCCCGACGCCACCGATAAGGGCGAGGGCGATGCGGTCCCGGTGCTTCTCTGGAAGCCTCGTCCCGACATACTGCATCATCGGCGCGATATCTTCGTAGACCCGTGCATCGTTCGTCTCGAACGCTGATTGAATGCGGTCAGCAATCGGGTCCAGCGCCGTCTTGATCGTCTCCTCGTCCCTGCTGCGCAACGCCCGCTTGACCGGTGCAGGATCTACCTCGATGAGATCAATCGTACTGTCAAAGCGCTCGGCGAGTTTCGTCAATTTCCGTGCCAAGACGGGATTCCGCGTGGCGGTGGCAACCCAGTGCGTCCCGGTGGGAATCTCGACCGGCAGTGCACGTAAGCGAGCCTCCACGGAGTCGAGGTTGGCCGCGACGTCCGCCTCGTGCCAGTAAATGTCCTTCACCGGACCGGTCGTGCCGGACGACCGACTTCGGACCAGGTCGTCCGCCGAATAGTGTTCTGGCACTAACTCCGTTGGGTCGAGGTTGCGGAGCGCGTCATCATCGAGACAGTCGAAGGTGGTCCGGAGGTCGGTCCACGTATGGATGTCGGCATAATCGATTCCTTGTTCACGTTGGAGTCGACGGTGATACGGCGCAGTTTCGCCGTGGAGCACGATGCGGTCGCGAAGTTCCACTGGGAGGGTATCTGCCGTGGCGTCCTGTTCCGCCGCTCGCGGAGTATGTTCTGTCATCGCTATTCTCCGATAACCTCGATTTGTTCGATAAGATGAGCGTCGCCGTCGGTCTCGGACGTGGGTGTCACTGTCAGCTCAGCGGTCGCGCCAGTCTCGCGGTACGACGGCGCACTAAGGACCCCTTCGTGCTGAGTTCCAGCGATACCGTCCGTTGTCGTGATCGCTATCTCGAAGCCTTCGTCGCTAGGTATGAACTGCTCGGGAAGGCGATGGGCGACAAGGATTGGTTCATCCGTCGTCGTTAGCTGTTCTTCGAAGGTTTTCCGCGAGCATTCGCCGGGAAACGTGTTCGTGGGAAGCCCCGCAAACGAAGGGACCAACCCGTCGATACCGAGGAATCCTGGACAGTCACTGACGGGGGCGACGTGGTCGTATACTGCGGCTGTCGTCGCCAATACACGCGGAATATCCTGATTGCCTGCTATGTAGTAGAAATCACGCTCCATTTGCTCGAAAAACGCCGCGTAACGGCGGGCCGCACCTTCGTGTACTCGTGAGTCCTGATTGAGAGAACGGACGGCATCAAGAATTCCGGAGATGTCTCCCTGTGTGTAGAGGTCCTTCGTCTCCGGAACAAACGCATCGAGGAGCGACCCCTCTGGGTCGTGGTCAGGCGGTGGCGCAAGCCGCAGGATATCACCGACGCAGATGATGCCATCATGCTCCGGAGCGATGTCAATCGGTACTTCCTGGGGATCCGCCACGACCACGTACGACTGTTGCACCTCTGTCGATGGTGTATGCGTCTTGTCGATGGGGCGCTGCTCCACCGGGTCACGCACCCCCGACACCTCGCTGGTCAACGAGTTGCTGAGGCTTCCCATCGCCCGTATCAATATTATCCACGATCTGGATTGCGAGACGGACGACCTCGGTATTCTCGACCACTTCCGTCAGATGTGAGTTACGCTCAAGGAGCATTGTCCCCAGCGTTTCCGCCGTCGTCATTGGAGTAGTCACGGCCGCCATATCGTCCACAACTTGTCCGACTAACCCCTCGTCTACACTCTCAATCAGG encodes:
- a CDS encoding COG1470 family protein encodes the protein MLSVVGGVIGFSSAAGASAATITIKATTTKTSEAPVNALAYGGQPIELEISYSGLGSGTHTLEVMEGDTFDDFIMEVTVSGDSGQKEVRIPADKLWETKESDAEVGAALYVKWGSAFSNELSLLWSRTTIYTKGYHDVGEVNEGEEVTVTFYGWSGEDSVNAYLFEDDPLRGGQDNILKEDEQIRLKQVSPENNYFEGTFTFTPSEYLAGEADDNIIEVQARPNGAEYTIEYHQPDLVRNITVIESAPPTATPTARPTTSAQEPDVDGDTVGISVNGDSFTEDETVKADVTVENTGNSQHTYFLGFGVIGPEGVVYDNNGSTGRTITLEPGEQRTVTVSWNVEVDAPSGSYSVGTSLWKESDRSELTTRLDSIRKAQVFEIASASPSVSSTIQTEPLDSTQAASNTLIAQEGVSRSTTTAQEEAGSRSTTTTPESVPGFEATTTLLSILLLIVILTRRSN
- a CDS encoding NADH:flavin oxidoreductase, whose product is MPSQPTVVVTDTDILFDSFDLDGLTLDNRVGLAPMTRTSATDDGHATEQMARYYASFARGDFGFLVTEGTHPDTEYSQGYPNQPGLATDAQADAWTQVTDAVHDAGAPIFAQLMHAGALSQGNRYTEETAGPSVVTPKGEQLPIYGGEGAFPTPKRMTTEEIDDAIEGFAAAAERAVDAGFDGVEVHGANGYLLDQFLTDYTNERDDEYGGSVENRIRLTTEVIEAVQARTPDEFVVGVRLSQTKVNDDEHEWGEGEQQAEVVFEAVSDAGADYVHVTEPDVTAPAFGETGPTLAAYAAEYADAPVIANGNLGDPDAAVDAIEEDDADLVAQGTAALANHDWPARVRDDDSLDAFSFEDRLLPDATLDDDEAADDIVVPADD